GAGATAACCGAAGGTCAGGTTTTAGCAGATTACTTTTCGGGGCAAACTAGGCACTCCAACAATTgttcagccttttttttttttttttaatcctttatgttttctttttgtgctgtagAGAAAGCAGCACAGATGGAGTAATTTGGTCGTATCTTTTGTTCTACCTCTCCAATACTCAACTCAGGTGGTGAGAAATGTAGAAAGGAAGTGGGTGGAGAATGCGAATTGATCCCCCAAATGAGAATTATCTGTATAATCCAGATTTCCAAACCATCCGAAAAATATTTTCTACCTCAAAACCATTAATCCACTAACAGCCATGGTAAATGGCACACCTATAGTACATTAACAAAACATAACACAGAATTTACTATTGAAATTGGTCTCGAAGGTAACAAATTTCTATTTAGGATGCATTATgcttataaaataatatactgtTCTGCCACATCTATTATGCTTATTTAGTTCATATTACAAGCACAACTGATAAATCCATACGACCTTAAATATAGCCCACATAGCAAGAACATCTGTTGTTCCTGAGATAATGTACAAATAGATGGACTGTTTATGAGGTATGATATACAGAATACTATTCATTGCAGAAGATGAGCAGTTTGCTTCTAAACTGCAAATCCAGTAAGACCAATAGTTTTCAAGCATGCTTTTAACATTGCAGTTCCCACAATTTTGGAATTAATAGTACTGTCAGAGGCATAGCTGTTTGTCtggtaaataataaaacatttccaaAGAGGTTtcattttctgccattttgaaaTCAAGATGCATATTCTTGCCTTAATTCTATATTAAAACAATCATCTGCCTTGGCGTTGCACCATCAGAATCAATGGGAAATGACTCCCTCTGCTGGCTTGTATAACCATTAGGTCAAATGTTGTCATATGAAACAACTTAGGCATCCAGTCATCTCATTGGAACAGAAAATctgtaacaattattttttatataatatcatAAATAACTATGTACATATACAAAGAGTTAACACATTGTCAACTGTGAGTTAATACGGAACACAATATCACAATGTTTGATACAACCTTGTTTTAATAGAACATCTGTACAACCaagaatgtaaaaaacaaaaacagctaaaATGAAGAATGActcacttctttttttttctttaaaaaaatattgtctgCATTTTGCTCCTTGTTCACAAACCGATTTGAAAATCCAAACAAAAACTATTGACAAAAATGAAACATTGAAAGGCAATTACATTTCTTGGCAATATAAATATAGTGGTATGAACAAGGTTTTCCAAACATTTGTTTAGGAAGAGCATTATTGAAAACAGTGAAACTCTGGCCACTGAGTCACAAATCTTATTTATACAAaaccagatttcttttttttcgcCCATTACACTTGATGACATTTTGATTTGATGTGCTCTTACAGTTAAATATATACATCTATAATGCCAGTAGTCTATTAGGGAAGCCATGACATCCCAATGGCATTTAGTTGTAGCTGTAGTCTGAATAGTAGTCTGGCCGTCCACCCCCTCCCCTCCCAGGTGGATAGCCCCAATTACAGGATGGGCCTCCTCTGATTTGACCCCAACCTGGTCTAGATCTCATGGGAACTGGCGGTACTCCTCTACCCCTGAAGCCACCACGCATCATATCAGCAGATCCTGACATGCCCCCTCTGGTATGGTACATGCTATTGTTGCCGTGTGACCCACCTCTGCATATGGTTCCACGTGCAGCTCCAGGGATGGGCAGGAGTCCTCTACTAGCAGTGCCGCCCCTGGTGGGTGGGACCTGACTGCCTCCCTTATTCTCTGAGGAAGAGTTCACTGGAGTTCTGCTGCCTTGGGTGCACGAGGTCAAACTATCCATTGCACCTCTTTTATAGCCTTCTCCCTCATGCAGTACAGGACCTACCGTAGAGGTGGCTGGAGCAGAGGTGCCTTCTTCCTCCTGACTATTAGAGGTTCCGCTCTCACTTCCTCCCACCCACAATCCATCTGTGGCCCCCAGCGGCCCTGTGGCCTCAGTTTGGGTGGTAGGATGAGTGCTGAATCCTCCCCCGCTCTGTCCTGCAGCATAACTGTGCTGAGTCCCCGGTGTTGGCCCCCAGTTATAGAGAGATGGAACAGGAGGAATAGGAGTGAGGGCTGGAAAGATAGAAGCATCTGGTAAGGAAGGAAAAGTGGTGtgaagagaggaagaggaggatggggaggaggaggagaaagaagCAGTCTCTAAACCTTTCGGAGCATCCTGAGAGCCAGCAAGTCCCACCTGATTTGCACTGCTTGCTGTTGCTGCCCCAGTCGTTCCCACACTGTCAGGGGGCTGAAGAGAGGAGGCTGTTTCTGGAGTCGGAGGCACCTCCGCTGAGCTAACAGGGGGCTGAGGGAGGGGTAGGGAGGTCGGAATGGTGGGCGGCTGGGCGATGGGCAAAGTCGAGGTGTTTGTGGTGGGTTGGGTGGCAGTTTGACTGTACTCTAAACCTTTGGAGGCTGCCCTAACTGGGGACGAATACGCAGAGGACATGTGGTATGCGGGTGATCCAGAGTAAGGGCTCCACTGTGCCGAGCTGGGACACAGGTAGCTCTGGTGGGGGTTAACCCCAAAACTGACCAGGGTGTCCTCCACTTCAGGCTTAGGTGTTCCCTCCTGAGCGGCGGCTTTATACTGAGCGATGGCAGATTTGAGAGCCACGTAATCAGCCGCATATGAGCCCTGGGCAGGGTAGGTGGAAGGGTTTGGCGGGGGATCCATAATGGGGTCCAAAGGGGGCTGGTCAGGGAGAGGAGGACGAAACCCATCTGTATGAGGCggagggggcagaggggcctgCTGTCCATCCAGATTATTTTCAGTTTGAATGGAAGGCTCTTCGATAACCAGAATGTCATCTTCAGAGTCTATGGACATGTCCTCTTCATCTACCACTGCATCAGGTTCTACTGAGTGGTGAAAGAGAAGACGATCAACATGGATTTAAATGTCACTACTGAAGATCTCTGAGCATAAACTAATCTTATGATTTCTGAACAAGCAGGGATTGCACTATTAGGCAATCACTGCATTGCCGTTGACTGTGAAGACATTCAGGTTTTACCTGGAGCAGTTAGGACATCCACTACTACTTCCGGAATGCTGATCAAACTCTGGAAGTTGTTCATGATGTCATTCATACCTGCCACGATAACTCCACTGCCAGAGAACTGTGAGAATGTCTCATGATGCCTTTCTGTATATAAACAAATGATCACAGCAACAATGTCATATCATAAGAAGAAACACCTCAAACAGCTTCGAAATACTACTATTCATAAATACCACTGAAACTCAATATTTGCCTAGACCGGATGAGTGTACCTGTAAGGAATATGATGTGTCTGAGCTGTGTGTGTTGAGCTTGTAACTTCACCAGACAGTCCAAATCAGGAGCCTGCTTAGATGGAGTGTCACACTCATGGTAAGGTAGAAACTCCACCAGGTGTTTCTTTTGATAGGCCGTCAGCAGGTTTAACAGATCCAGGGCCTCTGCATTTAACCTGTGAAAGTGAAGTGGTCAGTAAAGTGAGATGATGGAGACTAGGTTCTGTCAGGATTGGCTGAACAGTCTCAAACGGTCTCTACCTGCTGAGCTCTTTAAGCTTCTTCTGAGTCTTACAGTGTACCTTCCACTTCCAGGGTGAGCCCTGTTCCTCCAGGAACTGAAGAAATGCCTTTAGCTTTTCTGCAAGCACAATTCAATTGTGAGCATTGGAAGAACTTGCATTCACACTGAATTAAAGCACAAAATACTGCAATTAAACAGTTTCTAAGAAAATAATTCATAATATTTCTACCATCACAGCATTGATTATAGCAGATGGTCCTAGAGTTTTTGCAAACCCACCACATTTTTGGAAGCTCTTACCTAGTGTTATATTATCAGGGTTGAGAATGAGCTCATCTGACACGATGAGACCTCCTGACACAAAAAGTTCATTGTAAGTGCGATTTTTCACATCGTCCAAACTATCGACGCCAGCGAAGTAAACTGTGGACAACTTCTTCAAAGACACCAGTGCTGGGATCTAATTGAGGTATGGAGgtaaaaaaatatcaaagtgaATGCCTCTCAGTttgttatatacaacagttaCTTGAAGTTTTGTTAGTAGTTACCTTATGTACATGAGCAGCGATATCCTCATTCTGAATGATGATCATGAACTTTTGCTGGCTTTTATTCACTAGGTATGTCAGTGGGTTGCAATCAATGTTGCCAAGACTTCTTAAATACTCCTGCAAAAACAAGGAAGGAATTACAGATAAGATGAGTGCTTCAAAACAAAGGTCAGAGTCAATATGCGAGTACACAATGAATATACTGACACATTATGTACTGAGCGTCAGACCTTGATCTCAGTGCAGAGTTCACTCTCCTCATCTCCTCTCTGAATGTAGAACTTCactgcattcttctgcatgatcTCCACCAGTGTGCACAACACATCTGGCTTGATCTGGCCAATAATGTTGCCGCACACAGTGCTTGAGGTTCCTGCAAGCTTAGGATCTGAGGGTATCTCCAATACTGAAGGAATTGGAGGATGACTGCTGCTTCCTGTTGATGGAGAGCACATATGGCTTTCTACAACATTTGTACTCTTGAGGTCAGTTGACTTTTCTTCTGAAAACAGGTGGACCTCTTTGACAGTGCCAAGGCGAGGCTTGCCCGAAGAgggaggtttaggggtaggtacAGGGGCTTGTGGCTTGTTGATCGAAGCTTGAGACTTAGGCACTGGAGATGACGTTTTAGTGTGACAAGGGACAGGTGGAGACGGCAGGGTGTGTTGGGCTTTAGTCGGCTTGGCAGAAGAGGGCAGGACAGAAGTTAAGGGGGTGGGCACTGGGGCAACAGCAGCTGGTGACGTAATGGTCGCAGGTTCCAAAGATGAACTGGGAGCACAAATCAATTGGCTCATCTTCTCACAGAGAGTGTTGACATAGCCCTGCACTGGTGGTGAGGTGACGTATTTTGAGACGAAAGGAGAGAAGGATGGGCACGACCAATTGGCCTGCTCCTCACGTCGAGGCAAAGGAATCTGGGAGATGTACATTATATGTTGGGCCTCCATCAGTTCATGGATCCCTGTGCAGAGGTTCTTGAACTCACTTTCGAGGATGGCATCTACTACTTTTCCTGTGGTCTTTGCCTGCTTCTCCCCTCCACTCACACAAGCCTCACCAACACCCTCTAAATATAAAACCAATATAAAACCAAATTGTTACCATACAAATCtttttgttatgggttatttttctATTGTCTTATCTATTTTCAGATAGGCTTTCTTATAGCCTATTGGTCATGGGCTCATATTTGGACATATGTGCCATATATTCTGCATATACCCCTTATTTGTGCCCTTGCTTTATCACACAAGCTGATTTAGATTTTAAACCTTAGATGTTTGACTTATAAGGATACAGGTGAGTAAGAACCTGTGGTGGATGTTTTCCAGAAGTGGTGGCTCTGATGTGAGACTTCTGCTGGACGAGAGGGCTGCTGTTCCATACTAGAAGAGGGACTGCACACATCCAAACTGCTCCTACTGCAGACCATCTGCTCCTACAAATACAGACTAGAGGTTAACAAAGCAACTAAAGAGCGGAAAGGTTGCAGAATCAAGGCATGTCCAAGATAACAGATTGAGTGACATCACGAGGAACAGTCCAAACCTCTAGGTAATCCTGGATAACCTGCTCCGCATCAGCATGCCTGCCCCGCAGGTCAAGGTCACAGTGAGCCACTAAGTCGGTGGGGTTGATCTCCGAGCTGTCTGGGAGCATCAAAGGCTGGCCAGTTGAAGAGGTCTGGGCCATCCTGTTGAGTGTGCTGAGGAAGAGTTTGAGCAAAGTATGCGTGTCTCGTAAAGTGGCACTCTGAGTCACGCGCTCCCGCAGATCCGTGTCACACAGGCCCATGGTGTCCATCACCACTGACAGAAAGAAAAACAGGCTGTCAACAAAGAGCTAATTTCTCTGAGGAACTGCAATATCAATCACTCTATTGTGCTGGAGCTCCTTTGTGGCGCATTACACCTCTCTCACAGGCTGCACTGCACTTGACTTTGAACATGCACTTGCAAAcatcgttaaaggaatagttcacccaaaaatgaaaatttgctgataatttactcaccctcaggccattcaagatgtatctgagtttcttttttcatcaaaacagaatttaagatttttagcatttcatttcaggcctcctcctttaaacaatgcaagtgaatgtactccattttttgacggtccaaaatgcatatttagggtgcatcaaaataatccacatgactccagtcgacaaataaacgAAAggttattttgagaaacaaaaaaaatacttatatactttttaactacaaatgttcacttccatacatctctgtgacgtgcgctcatgagagggatgatgtatgcttgttggtaaggtcacgtgtcacgtggaggagtcaggaagcgcgtcactgtttacaatagaaacttgcacagaccaagcgctgttcacaaaccaaaacagtccaaaacaatttcaaaacaatataaaataaaacatttccaaataataataaaaacaaatgtaaacaatgacgtgcttcctgacacCTCCTCtacatgacgcgtgaccttatcaacgagcttacgtcatccctctcatgagcgcgtgtcacagaaatgtacggaagcgaacatttgtagttaaaaaatatataagtattgttttgtttctcaaaataatcaatcgtttgggttcagaagaactttatttgtcggccggagtcctatggattattttgatgcaccctaaatatgcattttggaccgtcaaaaaatggacgacattcacttgcactgtttagaggaggaggcctgaaaagaaatcctaaaagtcttaaattttgttttgatgaagaaagaaactcagatacatcttggatggcctgagggtgagtaaattatcagcaaatgtttatttttaggtgaactattcctttaaagggcgAGGGAAGTTTCAGTTGACAGACCCTCAAACTCTCGATTTTGATAGAGGAAGCAAGCCTACTTATatgtacgcttcaggcagcttcatatcccacaatgcaacgtAACTGAGACATCACAGGAAAGATTGCGTTTAACCTACCCCATCCCCCACACAATTCTAATGCATGATGGAAGTGAAGCTCggtcaattaaagggatagttcacccaaaattctctcattatttattcaccgtcatgatatctcaggtgtgtatgactttctttcttcaccagaacccatttgaagaaaaacagaaaaaatatcttagctcagtaggtcctcaaaatgcaagtgaatggcgatttctcttttgaaggtccaaaaatcatagacagtcagcataaacttcatccatacgacaccagctgttaatgtcttctaaaacgacacgattgcttttggtgcgaaaaagataaatgcaagtacttttttaaactccaaatcatgcttccggtcggcAGCAGTAagcgcgtgtgacgtaatcacactcacttgaaacacgtgagaactgacacacaagcatcacagccggaagagcagcgctgtttacaagtgacaAGAAGGAACGCTGgacagtagcttggttgattttggtttagatctattattatctgtttctttactcacaatggtgcatttgtgtgcttatcctggatgtctcaaccgagtggagaacttGAGATTATCTCGGTATCCATGGcaatgcgaatacgtcacacgagagacagcttggactccaccctttcctaaagcgttggattatagttaaaaagtacgcaaatattgatcttttttgcaccaaaagtgatcgtaccactttagaagacattaatttaacagctggagtcctattgatgacatttatgctgactgtgatttttggaccttcaaaagagaattcgccattcacttgcatttttaggaccagctgagctaagatatttttctaattttcttcaaatgtgttctggtgaagaaagaaagtcatacacacctgggatatcacaagagcgagtaaataatgagagaattttcatttttgggtgaactatccctttaagcagtttagaaaaatTACATTGAGAATTAACAGCATTATACTTTCAGCTACCTAAAACTGACTGTTTGTTACACAGTCATAGCCATTTTTTGTGTAAATATACTATACACATGTTATTCTAAGACATAAAAACTATTGCCTTAAATTTCTTACAGGATATTTCTTACATTTTACTTCCCTACATAACATTTTTtgcttataaataatataaaaaacaaagaTGTTTCTTCTTCATGATTTCCCTGTTGTAAAAACAGATTAAACCAGCATAGGCTAGTTTGATGGTCTTAGCTGgactggttggctggttttaaaaGGGTTTATCCACATGTTAGTTGGCCAGGctgttttacttaatttttttcttcagtatgtATATCACACAAGCACCAACCCTGTACCATATTCTACACAGTTCATTCAGCACAGACTCACTTCTTCCTGGCTCTCCATTCAGCAGATCTGTCCTCAGGTACTTGCTCATGCCTCCAGCACCTTCACTCTCTAGCCTCCTCTTCAGACTGGCTGGGTCCCAGTCGTCCTCTCTCTCCGGCCCGCtcccctcctcctttcccaaagtCCTCTTGTGTAACTGTATCAACTTAAGCAATTTCTCCATCTTGTCTTTGTCATACTCCCCCTGTGGCCTCTGAGCGCCACCATTTGAATGAGAAATCCCAAGTCCACTGCTGCTTGATGCCTGTCTATCTGACCCTCCCCAGTCTGAAACAGGACTGTACTCTTCAGCGCCTGCTGGGGGAGACACTGCCCCCTGCCTGCTGTCCATCAGGCCCTGCTGCAGTGCCTCCACAGGCAGCTGAAACTGTCCCGGCCCGTATATGTAAGACTTTAGTGCTGAGTCTATGTTCTTGGGACGAGGTGCTGGGTGTAGGTTGGTCCGGTCATCCAAACTGTGCCGGTACTCCCCCACCTGAAAGGGGCGTATAGCACCTTGCTCCTGCTGGCTCAGATAGTCCAGTGCCTGACGCTTCAGCCCCGCAGCAAGCTCTTTGGGTGGATTGGCACGCAGCTTGAAGAGTCCATGGTGCAGGGCGGGTACAAAATTATCTAGTTGGTGGCTGACTGGGTCTATAGGCTCTAGTGGAACCAGAGGATCATCGTCTACTCCAAAGCTTTTAGAAacttcataataataaaataaatacattttaagaagGTTAATAGAAGCAGTCAATGACGGTTACACACCCAAAtcaaaacaaactttaaaaaacaatacACAATACAAGAGACACTCACCCAACCTCGAGACGATTCTTTGCTCTTGAAAGACAAAAAGTGCCTGTAAACCCCTGTCATATCTGCCTCGCCTCTCTTCAAAGAAACAAAGAGACAGGCAGCATTATTCCATGCCATACCCATATTTTCAGTGCTGATAAACAAGGTAAGAGGTTGTCATGTGTTGACCTACCGTTGGTAGCATGCAACTGAGAGGATGAAAGCAAGAAGAGAAATCCTTTGTCTACCAATGGCTTCACCAGAACCTACAGTGAAAAGAGTTTTATTATAGCAtaactttaataaaagcacatcCCCAGTATAACTTCTCCATATCAGCTCACTGACACAGATTTAATCAACAAGCTGGTAAAGAGGGAAGATGGTAGGCGGTGACTTAACCCTGCTATAGTGAGGCTGCGGAGGTTAA
The genomic region above belongs to Myxocyprinus asiaticus isolate MX2 ecotype Aquarium Trade chromosome 28, UBuf_Myxa_2, whole genome shotgun sequence and contains:
- the LOC127418495 gene encoding protein TASOR-like isoform X1, with translation MACNIGQEKKSDKESNKAGGLTVEDCESKKQLLSASSTATSKQNGDQAECEDEQMSEQDASERRRAGLSEQKNCSSSPSTVTRSAEELPRRNFQIPRKIKERKGLLQHLSPDSREFEEVVKLLSTFYLDAASRGTFTYTKACLIHNELLEKEFIEKKRELKQNGRTEAELTEFNAFLLPERNKVQWICEKGLSVGHSRVTNLGSPLKGVYLSKYSDLLQMNPFEVGAAGEIIIFKVMKGKVKTIFENMPKGNLEPAPKYDCHLYKNASKVTSLLSYRAFEHTQQYFYEFAFDELRSRPRHVLPYAVVSFQYKGKESATAAHSRLNCTVHEGQRVRRRYTVWSGLLVNKGEEVYQVHIRSTSLPLLPLKLPDKLDIKMAMHLDQVKRKIPSSLLSWDTYSGSREALKCGMYCSLYEVNGKSKQEDSLSGLLQRLERERMVLVKPLVDKGFLFLLSSSQLHATNERRGRYDRGLQALFVFQEQRIVSRLVSKSFGVDDDPLVPLEPIDPVSHQLDNFVPALHHGLFKLRANPPKELAAGLKRQALDYLSQQEQGAIRPFQVGEYRHSLDDRTNLHPAPRPKNIDSALKSYIYGPGQFQLPVEALQQGLMDSRQGAVSPPAGAEEYSPVSDWGGSDRQASSSSGLGISHSNGGAQRPQGEYDKDKMEKLLKLIQLHKRTLGKEEGSGPEREDDWDPASLKRRLESEGAGGMSKYLRTDLLNGEPGRMVMDTMGLCDTDLRERVTQSATLRDTHTLLKLFLSTLNRMAQTSSTGQPLMLPDSSEINPTDLVAHCDLDLRGRHADAEQVIQDYLEEQMVCSRSSLDVCSPSSSMEQQPSRPAEVSHQSHHFWKTSTTEGVGEACVSGGEKQAKTTGKVVDAILESEFKNLCTGIHELMEAQHIMYISQIPLPRREEQANWSCPSFSPFVSKYVTSPPVQGYVNTLCEKMSQLICAPSSSLEPATITSPAAVAPVPTPLTSVLPSSAKPTKAQHTLPSPPVPCHTKTSSPVPKSQASINKPQAPVPTPKPPSSGKPRLGTVKEVHLFSEEKSTDLKSTNVVESHMCSPSTGSSSHPPIPSVLEIPSDPKLAGTSSTVCGNIIGQIKPDVLCTLVEIMQKNAVKFYIQRGDEESELCTEIKEYLRSLGNIDCNPLTYLVNKSQQKFMIIIQNEDIAAHVHKIPALVSLKKLSTVYFAGVDSLDDVKNRTYNELFVSGGLIVSDELILNPDNITLEKLKAFLQFLEEQGSPWKWKVHCKTQKKLKELSRLNAEALDLLNLLTAYQKKHLVEFLPYHECDTPSKQAPDLDCLVKLQAQHTQLRHIIFLTERHHETFSQFSGSGVIVAGMNDIMNNFQSLISIPEVVVDVLTAPVEPDAVVDEEDMSIDSEDDILVIEEPSIQTENNLDGQQAPLPPPPHTDGFRPPLPDQPPLDPIMDPPPNPSTYPAQGSYAADYVALKSAIAQYKAAAQEGTPKPEVEDTLVSFGVNPHQSYLCPSSAQWSPYSGSPAYHMSSAYSSPVRAASKGLEYSQTATQPTTNTSTLPIAQPPTIPTSLPLPQPPVSSAEVPPTPETASSLQPPDSVGTTGAATASSANQVGLAGSQDAPKGLETASFSSSSPSSSSSLHTTFPSLPDASIFPALTPIPPVPSLYNWGPTPGTQHSYAAGQSGGGFSTHPTTQTEATGPLGATDGLWVGGSESGTSNSQEEEGTSAPATSTVGPVLHEGEGYKRGAMDSLTSCTQGSRTPVNSSSENKGGSQVPPTRGGTASRGLLPIPGAARGTICRGGSHGNNSMYHTRGGMSGSADMMRGGFRGRGVPPVPMRSRPGWGQIRGGPSCNWGYPPGRGGGGRPDYYSDYSYN
- the LOC127418495 gene encoding protein TASOR-like isoform X2, which codes for MACNIGQEKKSDKESNKAGGLTVEDCESKKQLLSASSTATSKQNGDQAECEDEQMSEQDASERRRAGLSEQKNCSSSPSTVTRSAEELPRRNFQIPRKIKERKGLLQHLSPDSREFEEVVKLLSTFYLDAASRGTFTYTKACLIHNELLEKEFIEKKRELKQNGRTEAELTEFNAFLLPERNKVQWICEKGLSVGHSRVTNLGSPLKGVYLSKYSDLLQMNPFEVGAAGEIIIFKVMKGKVKTIFENMPKGNLEPAPKYDCHLYKNASKVTSLLSYRAFEHTQQYFYEFAFDELRSRPRHVLPYAVVSFQYKGKESATAAHRLNCTVHEGQRVRRRYTVWSGLLVNKGEEVYQVHIRSTSLPLLPLKLPDKLDIKMAMHLDQVKRKIPSSLLSWDTYSGSREALKCGMYCSLYEVNGKSKQEDSLSGLLQRLERERMVLVKPLVDKGFLFLLSSSQLHATNERRGRYDRGLQALFVFQEQRIVSRLVSKSFGVDDDPLVPLEPIDPVSHQLDNFVPALHHGLFKLRANPPKELAAGLKRQALDYLSQQEQGAIRPFQVGEYRHSLDDRTNLHPAPRPKNIDSALKSYIYGPGQFQLPVEALQQGLMDSRQGAVSPPAGAEEYSPVSDWGGSDRQASSSSGLGISHSNGGAQRPQGEYDKDKMEKLLKLIQLHKRTLGKEEGSGPEREDDWDPASLKRRLESEGAGGMSKYLRTDLLNGEPGRMVMDTMGLCDTDLRERVTQSATLRDTHTLLKLFLSTLNRMAQTSSTGQPLMLPDSSEINPTDLVAHCDLDLRGRHADAEQVIQDYLEEQMVCSRSSLDVCSPSSSMEQQPSRPAEVSHQSHHFWKTSTTEGVGEACVSGGEKQAKTTGKVVDAILESEFKNLCTGIHELMEAQHIMYISQIPLPRREEQANWSCPSFSPFVSKYVTSPPVQGYVNTLCEKMSQLICAPSSSLEPATITSPAAVAPVPTPLTSVLPSSAKPTKAQHTLPSPPVPCHTKTSSPVPKSQASINKPQAPVPTPKPPSSGKPRLGTVKEVHLFSEEKSTDLKSTNVVESHMCSPSTGSSSHPPIPSVLEIPSDPKLAGTSSTVCGNIIGQIKPDVLCTLVEIMQKNAVKFYIQRGDEESELCTEIKEYLRSLGNIDCNPLTYLVNKSQQKFMIIIQNEDIAAHVHKIPALVSLKKLSTVYFAGVDSLDDVKNRTYNELFVSGGLIVSDELILNPDNITLEKLKAFLQFLEEQGSPWKWKVHCKTQKKLKELSRLNAEALDLLNLLTAYQKKHLVEFLPYHECDTPSKQAPDLDCLVKLQAQHTQLRHIIFLTERHHETFSQFSGSGVIVAGMNDIMNNFQSLISIPEVVVDVLTAPVEPDAVVDEEDMSIDSEDDILVIEEPSIQTENNLDGQQAPLPPPPHTDGFRPPLPDQPPLDPIMDPPPNPSTYPAQGSYAADYVALKSAIAQYKAAAQEGTPKPEVEDTLVSFGVNPHQSYLCPSSAQWSPYSGSPAYHMSSAYSSPVRAASKGLEYSQTATQPTTNTSTLPIAQPPTIPTSLPLPQPPVSSAEVPPTPETASSLQPPDSVGTTGAATASSANQVGLAGSQDAPKGLETASFSSSSPSSSSSLHTTFPSLPDASIFPALTPIPPVPSLYNWGPTPGTQHSYAAGQSGGGFSTHPTTQTEATGPLGATDGLWVGGSESGTSNSQEEEGTSAPATSTVGPVLHEGEGYKRGAMDSLTSCTQGSRTPVNSSSENKGGSQVPPTRGGTASRGLLPIPGAARGTICRGGSHGNNSMYHTRGGMSGSADMMRGGFRGRGVPPVPMRSRPGWGQIRGGPSCNWGYPPGRGGGGRPDYYSDYSYN
- the LOC127418495 gene encoding protein TASOR-like isoform X3, whose translation is MACNIGQEKKSDKESNKAGGLTVEDCESKKQLLSASSTATSKQNGDQAECEDEQMSEQDASERRRAGLSEQKNCSSSPSTVTRSAEELPRRNFQIPRKIKERKGLLQHLSPDSREFEEVVKLLSTFYLDAASRGTFTYTKACLIHNELLEKEFIEKKRELKQNGRTEAELTEFNAFLLPERNKVQWICEKGLSVGHSRVTNLGSPLKGVYLSKYSDLLQMNPFEVGAAGEIIIFKVMKGKVKTIFENMPKGNLEPAPKYDCHLYKNASKVTSLLSYRAFEHTQQYFYEFAFDELRSRPRHVLPYAVVSFQYKGKESATAAHSRLNCTVHEGQRVRRRYTVWSGLLVNKGEEVYQVHIRSTSLPLLPLKLPDKLDIKMAMHLDQVKRKIPSSLLSWDTYSGSREALKCGMYCSLYEVNGKSKQEDSLSGLLQRLERERMVLVKPLVDKGFLFLLSSSQLHATNERRGRYDRGLQALFVFQEQRIVSRLVSKSFGVDDDPLVPLEPIDPVSHQLDNFVPALHHGLFKLRANPPKELAAGLKRQALDYLSQQEQGAIRPFQVGEYRHSLDDRTNLHPAPRPKNIDSALKSYIYGPGQFQLPVEALQQGLMDSRQGAVSPPAGAEEYSPVSDWGGSDRQASSSSGLGISHSNGGAQRPQGEYDKDKMEKLLKLIQLHKRTLGKEEGSGPEREDDWDPASLKRRLESEGAGGMSKYLRTDLLNGEPGRMVMDTMGLCDTDLRERVTQSATLRDTHTLLKLFLSTLNRMAQTSSTGQPLMLPDSSEINPTDLVAHCDLDLRGRHADAEQVIQDYLEEQMVCSRSSLDVCSPSSSMEQQPSRPAEVSHQSHHFWKTSTTEGVGEACVSGGEKQAKTTGKVVDAILESEFKNLCTGIHELMEAQHIMYISQIPLPRREEQANWSCPSFSPFVSKYVTSPPVQGYVNTLCEKMSQLICAPSSSLEPATITSPAAVAPVPTPLTSVLPSSAKPTKAQHTLPSPPVPCHTKTSSPVPKSQASINKPQAPVPTPKPPSSGKPRLGTVKEVHLFSEEKSTDLKSTNVVESHMCSPSTGSSSHPPIPSVLEIPSDPKLAGTSSTVCGNIIGQIKPDVLCTLVEIMQKNAVKFYIQRGDEESELCTEIKEYLRSLGNIDCNPLTYLVNKSQQKFMIIIQNEDIAAHVHKIPALVSLKKLSTVYFAGVDSLDDVKNRTYNELFVSGGLIVSDELILNPDNITLEKLKAFLQFLEEQGSPWKWKVHCKTQKKLKELSRLNAEALDLLNLLTAYQKKHLVEFLPYHECDTPSKQAPDLDCLVKLQAQHTQLRHIIFLTERHHETFSQFSGSGVIVAGMNDIMNNFQSLISIPEVVVDVLTAPEPDAVVDEEDMSIDSEDDILVIEEPSIQTENNLDGQQAPLPPPPHTDGFRPPLPDQPPLDPIMDPPPNPSTYPAQGSYAADYVALKSAIAQYKAAAQEGTPKPEVEDTLVSFGVNPHQSYLCPSSAQWSPYSGSPAYHMSSAYSSPVRAASKGLEYSQTATQPTTNTSTLPIAQPPTIPTSLPLPQPPVSSAEVPPTPETASSLQPPDSVGTTGAATASSANQVGLAGSQDAPKGLETASFSSSSPSSSSSLHTTFPSLPDASIFPALTPIPPVPSLYNWGPTPGTQHSYAAGQSGGGFSTHPTTQTEATGPLGATDGLWVGGSESGTSNSQEEEGTSAPATSTVGPVLHEGEGYKRGAMDSLTSCTQGSRTPVNSSSENKGGSQVPPTRGGTASRGLLPIPGAARGTICRGGSHGNNSMYHTRGGMSGSADMMRGGFRGRGVPPVPMRSRPGWGQIRGGPSCNWGYPPGRGGGGRPDYYSDYSYN